A window of Cyprinus carpio isolate SPL01 chromosome A6, ASM1834038v1, whole genome shotgun sequence genomic DNA:
GGTTAGCAACATCATATAGCAGACAAAACAACTCATCCTCATTACTTACCAATGTTATCTTTCTCTTTGCAGGAAATAGAGTAGCAGCAGATCTCCCGGTCTTGAATAGCAGCCAAGTTCCTAAAGAAATAGCACAGGAGACaggataaataaaacaatttgtatgGCATGGTTTCATTTGAGGCCAACTAGTTATTTCAGGATAAACTGTCAACTGAGTCCTGCAACAAGAGCACACAGGAAATAATGAAGCACATGTAACTCTTAGCCAGTAGATGGCAATAATTCTTGCAACAACATGAGACCCCCAAATCACACAACCTTTCCTTTTCATACAGACTGCTGGTTAAAATCCGGTCTAGACATTGTGACTGATCTCATTCTCACACAATTCACTGAAAACACGAAAAGAAACCTCAATCTGACACTGGCATAAAAAATGTGGTGACattgtgtgaataaaatgtatgcGATTATTTTACTCAAGAGAGAACTGAACCTGATTTTTACAAATAGAGCATTCCTTTAAAAcgaagataaaaataaataaactgagatGGCCAGAGCCAGTAATGCAATTATATTCAGTTTTCTATAATGGCAAGGTAATCTTATTAGCATCATATGATTTGGCAGAATGTGATCAGAGACTGTAAAAGCAATCTTCATTCCAGTAGCTCTCAATGCAGCAGCTTCAGTAATAAATGTCCTACCTTACCTTCAAATTCAAGAACATGCATGAGAATGGACCAGTTATTGATTAGTATAAAAAGCTATATTGGTTAAAAGTTTATTTCCCCACCTACCCACGTGACCAAGATGACATTGgctgaaaatgaaattaattttcttcttttttttttcattcaacatTCTAATGTAAACAGTGTGCATAAATCTATTTAAGTAAGTATGTtcaatttttattactttaattcaaAAAGCCAACTGGGAAACATCTACTGCATGTGTAGTGTTTCACACGCAGCTCCTTACATTTTTTCAATTAGCTGTTTCTCATCCAACGCATTAGGTAGATCTCTCTTATTCCCAAGCACCAACAcctaaaacacaaatacattcaTAAGAACTGATGCAATGAAGATGTCTGAGCAATGATGCACTGTAAAAACAAAGACAACTGGCTTACAGGGATTCCTTGTAACTGTGGCTTGTCTAAAAGATTGTGCAGCTCATTTCTGGAAGCTTCAACCTTCTCCCGGTCTGCTGCATCCACCATGTACCTTTGAGAGAAAGTGGAGAAATGAAAGGATGCACATTTTATTACTTGATAACTGAGAATACTTGCCTCTTTCCCTCATTGAAGAAGGATGGATAGATACTTACACTATTGCATTCACTCCACGACAGTATCGCTCCCACATGCTCCTGAACCTCGGCTGACCTCCTATATCCCAGACCTGCACAATAATCAGACCCATGTTAGTTTCAATatgtattatttacaattaatctTGCACCTTATATTTCTCCTGAATCCCAAGAAGCCAAGATTAATCATTAGGACCAAACCTTGATGGTGACGTTGCCTTTCGTGACCTTCCTCATGTTGAACCCGACCGTTGGAATCATGTC
This region includes:
- the LOC109091497 gene encoding ADP-ribosylation factor-like protein 8B-A yields the protein MLALINRLLDWFKALFWKEEMELTLVGLQYSGKTTFVNVIASGQFSEDMIPTVGFNMRKVTKGNVTIKVWDIGGQPRFRSMWERYCRGVNAIVYMVDAADREKVEASRNELHNLLDKPQLQGIPVLVLGNKRDLPNALDEKQLIEKMNLAAIQDREICCYSISCKEKDNIDITLQWLIQHSKSRRS